AGTTCTTGTGAGCTCCACAGGGTACTGTTTATATGAGGGACTAGCATGTAGCATGTGCAGAGTCTTGGTTAGAAGTCATTTATTTGTTTGTGGAATCAGCTTTAATAAGGTTGTCTTATTTTAGggtattttgtttgtttcagTTAGCTTTTAGGGCTGTATGAacttattataaattatttgaattCTTAACATTTCAGCCATATAAGTCTCTACCTAATGcacatttgaaaaatatttttctgaCACACATGGTGCACGCATATAAGGTCACCAGACATGCTGGTGATGAGCTTAGCTGGTTAACCATTCAAGTATTTTTGTCCCAGGTGTAGGGTTCAAATCCTACGGATAAACTCCACCAATTAGCGGCAAGTGTGAAAGTAGCAAGAAGTTGCTTTCATGTCAAGTGACGTTTTACGAAACtctgttttgaaaataaaatatgggGCTTTTTACACGATTATCCTCATCTATTGTAGGTAATTATTATCATGTCCTCAACTAGATCGCAAACACCTCTCGTTCGTCCATCCTCACCATCTCCGTCTGTAAAGACTAGAGAGTGCATCCCTGCCATCCCAGGTaatctcttctcttcttcaaatCTCCCTCGTTTTGTCAaatccttctcttcttcatcaCATATATGTTCAAAATACATCGACACCCTTCCTTCAAGCATCTCTAATGTGGAGGAGTTGCGGTGAAAGAACTGCCGCAACATCATCAAGCCCACCAAGAAATTCGTCAAAGAAAGAACTATTTTATTGATCCGCCAATCATTTTTTGTGAGCACAACTCACTCACGTCATATCACCACAATTTTCTAATCTTACCTCATCTCACATTGATTGGTCAAAATATAAAACACTCCCAAACGGATCCATAAGGTCACTTAGTGACGCTACTAGGCCCAAAGATTACGTTGGCCAAGGCCTATTAGGCCCACACCAGTCAAAAGCATCAAGCCCAAATATATCATCATAGTCTCGTAGAGGAAAAAGAAGCATTCCCACTTCTGAAGTTCACAGGGAGGAAGAAACAGATGCAAACTCAAAACCATGAAAAACCTTTTTAATCTCAACAGAACCAAGAGAAAACCCTACCATCGCAGATCTTCTGTCATACTCGTCTCAATCTCGtctttcctcctcttcttcatcgtATCATACAGTCAAATCCCCAAATCTCTCTTTTCAATCCGATTAACCGACAATCGACAGCCACAATGCCCAGCCCATATCTCAACTGCGGGCGAGAAATTCATGTGGTATGCTCCGCACAGTGGATTTAATAACCAGCTCTCGGAGTTCAAGAATGCTCTGTTGATTGCGGGTATATTGAACCGGACATTGATTGTTCCACCGATTCTTGATCATCATGCTGTTGCTCTTGGTAGTTGCCCTAAGTTTAGGGTGTTGGGTCCTAAAGAGATTCGCCTTTCGGCTTGGGATCACATGATTGAGCTTCTATGGACTGGGAGGTTTGTGGGTCTGGTCTCTTTGTATGTCTCCCTATAATTTTTCGTATTCCCTTTcgatctttttttttgtcatagaATTCTGGTTGTCTATTGTCATAATTTTCTTCCGTGATTGCTTGGTGAGAATAATTTGAGAGAAGAAATTTAGGAATCCTATTTTGTAGAGTAAGGCTGCCCAGTTTTTTAGATTAAGTTCGTTGTTTGGGACTTTGTtcttactctgtttcatgtttaTGCTGTGGAATTTTAtggattttagggtttcttgtgAACTTTATATGTGTTTTTTTACCCTTTATTGCAGGTACATCTCCATTGCTGACATAATTGATATTTCATCTTTATTATCTGCCTCCACTATTAGAACCTTGGATTTCAGAGTTTTTGCTTCCATGTGGTGTGGTGTGGATGTTGATTTTGTTTGCTTAAATGAATTTGATTCCCAGTCTTCTTTGATTGAAAGCTTAAAACAGTGTGGGAATATACTTTCCGGCTTCTACGGTAACATAGACAATTGCTTGTATGCTTTGGATGAAGATTGCAGAACTACTGTCTGGACATACCAAAATGATGAAGGGGATGCAGTACTAGATTCATTTCAACCTGATGAAAAACTCAAGTTGAAAAAACACATCAAATATGTTAGGAAACGACGAGATGTGTTTAGGACCCTTGGACCTGGTTCTGTAGCTGAATCAGCTGCAGTTTTGGCATTTGGAAGTCTTTTCACAGCCCCTTACAAAGGCTCGGAACTATTTATTGATATCCATGAAGCTCGAAGGGATGCATTGGTACAGTCTTTGATTGAGAACCTTAAATTTCTTCCATTTGTCCCTGAAGTTGTAAATGCAGGGAAGAAATTTGCATTAGAGACCATAAAGGTTCCTTTCCTTTGTGCTCAGCTTAGGTTGTTAGATGGGCAGTTCAAGAACCACTGGAAGACTACTTTTCTAAACTTAAATCAAAAGTTAGAACCCTTAAGGCAAAGGGGTTCTCTACCTATTCGTATTTTTGTGATGACCGATCTTCCTGAGGGTAATTGGACTGGTGGTTACTTGGGTGATTTGGCAAGAGATTCAGATAATTTCAAGTTGTATTCGTTGAAAGAAAATGATGAGTTTGTAATTCAAATAGCCAGAAAAATTGCAGCTGGAGGACATGGCTTGAGGTCTCAATCTTCTCGAAGGACTCTTGATACTGTTgacaagaaaaagaaggttTGTGCATCTCGGAGACTTCCTGACGTACTTCTGTATATCGAGGAAGCCATATGCAGTTGTGCTTCACTTGGTTTTGTTGGAACTGCTGGCTCAACAGTTGCTGAGAATATAGAGCTGATGAGAAAGTTTGATGTATGTTCAACTCATAGTGTGACGGTATCATGATCCTAGCAGAAGCCTAAGGATCTAAAGAAGACTTCCTGAGTAACTTCATTGATTCCACTAATAGCTCGACCGCAGCATGACCTTTGTATTTGGTCATGATGAATTCTAATTCAATGAGTTCCCTTCTGATGTCCAAGGTTAAGGGGTTTGGACGCTTTTATTTCTACTATTCCACTGTGCAAGACTGGTGATCTAAGCATCGCTATTGAAGACATTGCTGTGTAAGGCAATGGTATCTATGGTGGTTGCAAGCAGTCATCAGTCTCAATTATCTCCTCCATAGAAAGATTAAACATCATGTTTAATCGAGGACTTGACTTTTGTGTGTAAGTTCCAACTTGGCCAAGGTTACAGGTTGTCCTAATATCACACATACCAGGAAAAGTGGTGGTTCTTACTGGCGTTGACAGGTAGACTTGCTGCCTCTTGGGTGCATTGTTTTTGTTGACGCACAGATAATTTATCTAACTAACCAGTTAATGAAGTTATTGAATTACAGTTGTTCTAATGTTTAGAGTTAGGGGAATGATTTGTTCTTGTCAGATGCGCAAAAGCACCATAACTAGAGCGTTGATTCTTTCATTTGTATCTGTGATATGTAAATGTTACCTGTGTCATTTTTTCGAGAATTTCCACCATCCTTGGCAAATGGTGGCCTTATTGCAATATATATCCTGATGGAAACGAGCTTGCAGAAGTTGTAATTACAATTTTCCTAAAATGCTTGTTCAAATGCTCTCTTTGTTTGCGTATAATTACACTTTCCTCTGCCCTTTGTTCTCCTTTTCTACTCCAGCTGAGATAGAAGGCAAGTTTCCTTATGCAAACTGCATCTACCATATTTGAGACTGTGGCCTATCATTCTTTGAAATGAAAGTGGTTTCTGGCTGCAGGTGCAATCAAATTGAGAGTAAATTGATTTGGTTGCAACAGTATTGGTTAGTTTAATTGTCAGGTGTATCATTACTACAATTGGTGTATATTTGAAGAATTAGTAGGTTGAAGTTCAACTAAGTTATTAAACTACAACAATGGTAAATGATAAACATCTCAACAGTTGGGATCTCAGATGTGATGACCGCAAATGTATCCCGACTCGCTGAGAGTGAAACAGCCGATCTTTCTATCTATTTTCTATAGAAGAACCTTGAGCTTTGAAGCAAGTGGTCTATGCTAACTCGTTTTCGAGAGGAAGAGTTTGCTTTTCGGTTCATGCTATGGTATCGGAATGCCTCCCATTAGGAGAAGTTGGATCAGAAACTTATTACATGCCAGCGATATTCTGCTTTTCGGTTCATGCTATGGTATTGGAATGTCTCCCATTGGGAGAAGTTGGATCATAAACTTAGTACATGCCAGCGATATTGCTATaatgagataattgagatactaGTTGTTGTAGATAAGGGGTCGGAATTATTCAAGTAATTTCATATGATCTCCACCATCTAATGCAACCATACATTTAATTTGACAACATCACACCCAATACACTCATTCAATGGTGTAGATCATGTGAAATTACAGAAATCATTCTAGTAAATCTATATCATAATTGAACTAAAAGTTATATGAGACAAAACTTTTATAAGTTGGGCTTGAGCTTGAACCCGAACATGTGGGGGGTTTGGGCTTGGACTTGGGCTTGAACATGAAAAACACTAAAACAGTAGGGTCGAAAGTGAATCACTGCGTTACAGAATTGGCAGCTACACGTGTCAAAGCTTGTCTCGTCAGGACAATTACTTCCTTTCTGTTCCATTTGTCCTGATTGGGTGAAGAGATCCACTATAAGTACACAGACAAGCAAACACAGATACGTACCAGACTGACTTAATTTGAAAAGCCAATTTGGGGTTCGATTCGTTGGACAATGGAGGGCGGTGTGGATCACCTGGCGCATGAGAGGAACAAGGCGCAATTCGATGTGGAGGAGATGAAGATCGTTTGGGCTGGCTCACGCCATGCCTTCGACGTCTCCGATCGTATGGCTTGTCTCGTTGCCAGCGACCCGGTGATTgattctctctccctctatgTTTCTGTTTGGTTGTGTGGTGTTATTGTgattgattctctctctctctatgtttCTGTTTGGTTGTGTGGTGTTATTGTGGTTGAGAAAATGCAGATGGTGAAATTAGCTCTTTGAAATTTTTAGCGCAATTGCGCAAGAGATCGCAAATTCTAGCTCTCACGCTTGACGTGATTTGGTGTTATTTCCCCATTGGGCCATAAGCTCATTTCGTAATCGACCAATTTAGTTTGTGAGCATTATATGTGATCCGTAAATTTATCATTGGGGTTTAGTACGAATGTATGATGGGTTGGGTTTCAATGAGTTTCCTCGTTGAAAAAAATGGTGGTTGAGAAAATGCGCCTTCAAATTCATAacgtttgattttgatttaccATAAAGCTGTTTATAACCCTTTGGTTTCCGAGGCAAacctagaaactagaaagtggACTAAATCATGATGAATTAAGTTCTTCACGTTGTATCTTTCATGGAGAATGATAAAATGATAATGAGTGTTCCCTAgataatgatgaaaatgaaaaagatgtattgtaatttgaaaaacatatatatttcaagtttcaaaaattaggtAAGAGAGTCTTCATTAGGTGTGATATTTTGTGATATGTTGTAATCAATTTTTAACAAGTGTCATCAGGTGTATGTTATCAATACCTATATTTTATTAGGGAAATATTATTCAGTGTCCTTAGGACATTAAATAAATGACATAAATATGCTTTTCATCACATATGACATGTTGTGATATGCGGTATTACCATTAAGACATTCGTCAAGACCCCTTTTATTAACATGCTAGCATATATATTGGTATTGAAATTTTAATATGTAACTAAATCAATATTCTCTACTTAAATAGTATAAATTGAAATTGTAGTTAAGGTGACAAAACTATGTTCGGTCTGAATGATCGATTTGTTcaattcaaattaaacaaaatttagacataagttatatatccgaaattcatgtccaaacacaaaaaatttattgagTTTAAAATAGTCCCAGACATAAATATTAAACAATTTACTTATCCGGATGTCAATTCAGATTAAATTATTATTCGATTTACTTATCCGAAAATAAATACATTCGAAATCCAAAAACCGATTTAAGattcaaatatataaaaatatttcttAAACACAAGAGGCGATCTTGTCTGAGCCAAAACCATCACTCCTAGGGCCCTAACTGTTAAATCAGATGTCAAATCTCGGCAAGAAAATCTGAAACTTTTCAATGGTTACAGATCGAAGCAAATCCTCACCCTCCCCCAACACATTCGCTCAAACAATCCCCCTCTCCATTCTTCTGAATCTGAATCTTTGATCTACTCATCACAAATGGCTTCGCTCGTCGAGAAGACTGGCGGTGGCCGAGAGTATAAGATCAAAGACATGTCCCTCGTCGACTTCGGCCGCCTCGAGATTGATCTTGCTGACGTTGATGTGCTGGGGCTCATGTCCTGCAGCACCGAGTACAGCATTCCAAATAGCtagaaatgctactaaaattgttttGAAACGGTGGTCACCAAATTGGTGTTTGGCGGGTGAGTATATATGCTACTCACAATGGTCTGCCAAACAGTAGTGTAACAGTATAACTTGTAGTTAGTTTTATCAATCAATGAATTTATTATAAATGGAATATAAACATTTTGGGCTCCTTCGCGGTGATTCATTGACCAAGTACTAAAGTTGCAAGTTTTTCAATTATAAAGTTACCTTTTCCATATATTGCTGCAAGGAGTAGATGTGATAAATTTTCATGTTTGTGTGTACTGGTAGTAgcaatgtgtgttttttttttttttttttttttaatgtagagCACTTGAATCCGCATTCTTTGctgctttcttttttgatattttagttTTCTGGGTGGTTTTTCACTTGTTTCTACTATGGTTTTTCTTCAGGCATTTAAGAAAGATAACAGAGCTACTCTAGGCAGGAAGGAATTGTTTAATAACACCCTTAGAAAAGCAGCTCATGCTTGGAAAAGGATCCTTGAGCTTCGTCTTACTGGTTGGCATTAAACTGGATTCTAAAGTCATATTTCTACTACTACCTTTAGAGCTTTGTAATGGTTTTATAGTGTAAGATTGAGTTACTAATATATCTTTCTTATGTGACTGCCATTTCTGTTATTACAGATGAGGAGGCTGCTAAGTTGAGATCGTACATTGATGAACCTAATTTTACTGATCTTCATTGGGTAAGCTTGTTTACGAGCTTTTAATTTTGAATAGGTTGTTCATTTCAACAAAAGAATGCTGACAGCTGACAAGTGTGGAGAAATTATTATATCTTTGAACTTTTTTATTGCCGCAAAAGTAAAAATTTGCCAAGAAATTATTGTTGATGTGCGGACCTGAActtataaaatttgtaattttATGATAGGGAATGTTTGTGCCAGCTATCAAGGGGCAAGGTACGGAGGAACAGCAGCAGAAATGGTTGCCGTTGGCAAATACGATGCAAATAATTGGTTGCTATGCACAAACTGAGCTTGGTCATGGCTCCAATGTTCAAGGGCTTGAAACCACTGCAACTTTTGATCCCCAAACTGATGAATTCATCATTCATAGTCCCACCTTGACTTCATCTAAAGTAAGCAAACGAATCAACTGGTGTTTACCTGATAACAGCAACATTAACCTCA
This DNA window, taken from Tripterygium wilfordii isolate XIE 37 chromosome 20, ASM1340144v1, whole genome shotgun sequence, encodes the following:
- the LOC119986536 gene encoding O-fucosyltransferase 30-like, which produces MKNLFNLNRTKRKPYHRRSSVILVSISSFLLFFIVSYSQIPKSLFSIRLTDNRQPQCPAHISTAGEKFMWYAPHSGFNNQLSEFKNALLIAGILNRTLIVPPILDHHAVALGSCPKFRVLGPKEIRLSAWDHMIELLWTGRYISIADIIDISSLLSASTIRTLDFRVFASMWCGVDVDFVCLNEFDSQSSLIESLKQCGNILSGFYGNIDNCLYALDEDCRTTVWTYQNDEGDAVLDSFQPDEKLKLKKHIKYVRKRRDVFRTLGPGSVAESAAVLAFGSLFTAPYKGSELFIDIHEARRDALVQSLIENLKFLPFVPEVVNAGKKFALETIKVPFLCAQLRLLDGQFKNHWKTTFLNLNQKLEPLRQRGSLPIRIFVMTDLPEGNWTGGYLGDLARDSDNFKLYSLKENDEFVIQIARKIAAGGHGLRSQSSRRTLDTVDKKKKVCASRRLPDVLLYIEEAICSCASLGFVGTAGSTVAENIELMRKFDVCSTHSVTVS